The Flavobacterium piscisymbiosum genome includes a region encoding these proteins:
- a CDS encoding CopD family protein, with the protein MSHHLLLIIHLLSAAIWVGGHLLLVFGFLPQALKEKNQNIILDYERKYEPVGMTALVLLVITGILMAYKYGVSIEYWFQFETPIEKVVSTKLALLLLTVLFALSAQFRVLPKLEKNAEKLPEMTFHILLVTIIGVLMVVFGSFVRYGGL; encoded by the coding sequence ATGAGCCACCATTTATTGTTAATCATCCATCTTTTGAGTGCCGCCATTTGGGTTGGTGGTCATTTGTTGCTTGTCTTTGGTTTTTTGCCACAAGCATTAAAAGAAAAAAATCAGAATATAATTCTCGATTATGAAAGAAAGTATGAACCTGTTGGCATGACTGCTCTGGTTTTGCTGGTCATTACCGGAATTTTAATGGCCTATAAATATGGTGTTAGCATCGAATATTGGTTTCAGTTCGAGACACCTATAGAAAAAGTTGTTTCAACAAAATTAGCTCTTTTATTATTGACGGTTCTTTTTGCTTTGAGTGCTCAATTTAGAGTGCTGCCAAAACTTGAAAAAAATGCTGAGAAGTTACCTGAAATGACCTTTCATATTCTATTGGTTACCATAATTGGGGTTTTGATGGTTGTTTTTGGATCTTTTGTGCGTTATGGCGGGCTTTGA